In Oxyura jamaicensis isolate SHBP4307 breed ruddy duck chromosome 21, BPBGC_Ojam_1.0, whole genome shotgun sequence, a single genomic region encodes these proteins:
- the PANK4 gene encoding 4'-phosphopantetheine phosphatase, with amino-acid sequence MAERGGRGSGGHGSLDKSITLPPDEIFRNLENAKRFAIDIGGSLTKLAYYSTVQHKVARVRSFDHSGKDIENEPLYEISVQEEITARLHFIKFENTYIETCLDFIKDHLVNTETKVIKATGGGAYKFKDLIEKKLGLKVDKEDVMTCLIKGCNFVLRNIPHEVFAYQKDSDTEFRFQTNHPNIFPYLLVNIGSGVSIVKVETEDKFEWIGGSSIGGGTFWGLGALLTKTKKFDELLHLASKGQHTNVDMLVKDVYGGACQTLGLSGNLIASSFGKSTTADKEFSKEDMAKSLLHMISNDIGQLACLYAKLHNLDKIYFGGFFIRGHPVTMRTITYSINFFSKGEVQALFLRHEGYLGAIGAFLKGAEQDNPNQYSWGENYAGSSGLMSTSPDVYPMQRTRSGTFDMFEMDRLERPLVNLPLLKDPSTYIPDTVDLTDDAMARKYWLTCFEEALDGVAKRAAASQPDSVDAPERAEKFRQKYWNKLQTLRQQPFAYGTLTVRSLLDTREHCLNEFNFPDPYSKVKQKENGIALKCFQSVIESLDSLGWEERQFALVKGLLAGNVFDWGAKAVSDVLESEPQFGFEEAKSKLQERPWLEDSYSQWLERLKEGPPHKCALIFADNSGIDIILGVFPFVRELLSRGTEVILACNSGPALNDVTYSESLIVAERIAAMDPVIQSALREEKLLLVQTGSSSPCLDLSRLDKGLAMLVRERKTDLIIIEGMGRAIHTNYYAALKCESLKLAVIKNSWLADRLGGKIFSVIFKYEVPCK; translated from the exons atggcggagcggggcgggcgaGGGAGCGGCGGTCACGGCAGTTTGGACAAGAGCATCACCCTGCCGCCCGACGAGATCTTCCGCAACCTGGAGAACGCCAAACGCTTCGCCATCGACATCG GTGGTTCATTAACCAAGTTGGCTTATTATTCGACTGTGCAGCACAAAGTGGCAAGAGTGAGATCCTTTGATCATTCTGGAAAG gacataGAAAATGAACCTTTGTATGAAATATCAGTTCAGGAGGAGATTACAGCTCGACTTCACTTCATTAAGTTTGAGAACACTTACATAGAGACTTGTCTAGATTTCATCAAAGACCATCTTGTCAATACAGAGACTAAAGTCATCAAAGCTACAGGTGGTGGCGCCTATAAATTCAAAGATCTTATTGAAAAGAAGTTGGGGTTGAA AGTAGATAAAGAAGACGTAATGACCTGCCTCATTAAAGGATGCAACTTCGTGCTAAGGAACATACCCCACGAAGTGTTTGCATACCAGAAAGATTCAGATACAGAATTCCGATTTCAGACAAACCACCcaaatattttcccttatttACTGGTGAATATTGGCTCCGGGGTTTCTATAGTGAAG gtagaaacagaagacaaatttGAATGGATAGGAGGGAGCTCAATTGGAGGTGGAACCTTCTGGGGTCTTGGAGCACTGCTCACAAAAACAAAG AAATTTGATGAGTTGCTGCACCTCGCTTCAAAGGGACAGCACACAAATGTAGACATGTTGGTGAAAGATGTGTACGGAGGCGCCTGCCAGACCCTGGGGCTAAGTGGAAATCTGATAGCTAGCAGCTTCGGGAAATCTACTACAGCAGATAAAG aGTTTTCCAAAGAAGATATGGCAAAAAGCTTACTACACATGATCAGCAATGACATTGGTCAACTTGCCTGCCTCTATGCCAAACTCCATAatttagataaaatatattttggaggATTCTTTATTCGGGGTCACCCAGTTACCATGCGCACAATAACCTACAGTATCAACTTCTTCTCAAAG GGAGAGGTTCAGGCATTGTTCCTGAGACATGAAGGCTACCTGGGAGCCATTGGGgcatttttaaaaggagctGAACAAGACA atCCAAACCAGTATAGCTGGGGAGAGAATTACGCTGGGAGTTCTGGTCTCATGAGCACATCACCTGATGTTTACCCCATGCAGAGAACCAGGAGTGGTACA TTTGACATGTTTGAAATGGATAGGCTGGAGAGACCACTTGTTAACCTGCCACTGCTAAAGGACCCATCAACCTATATTCCAGACACTGTTGACCTCACGGATGATGCCATGGCCAGAAAATACTGGCTTACCTGTTTTGAGGAGGCACTGGATGGG GTGGCAAAGCGTGCTGCAGCCAGTCAGCCAGATTCTGTTGATGCACCTGAGAGAGCTGAAAAGTTCCGACAGAAATACTGGAACAAGCTGCAGACACTCAGACAGCAGCCTTT TGCATATGGTACCTTAACAGTTAGAAGTCTTTTGGATACAAGGGAACACTGTTTAAACGAGTTCAATTTTCCGGATCCCTATTCAAAG gtaaagcagaaagaaaatggcatagccttaaaatgttttcaaagcgTAATCGAATCTTTGGATTCATtaggctgggaggagaggcagtTTGCTCTGGTGAAAGGACTTCTTGCGGGGAATGTCTTTGACTGGGGAGCAAAAGCAGTCTCAGA CGTTCTGGAATCTGAGCCACAATTTGGATTTGAAGAAGCCAAATCAAAACTGCAAG AACGTCCCTGGTTAGAAGACTCCTACAGTCAGTGGCTAGAGCGACTGAAG gagGGCCCCCCTCATAAATGTGCCTTAATTTTCGCAGATAACAGTGGAATAGACATAATTTTAGGAGTCTTCCCTTTTGTGAGAGAGCTCCTCTCTAGAGGGACAGAG GTTATATTGGCTTGTAACTCTGGCCCTGCCCTAAACGATGTCACCTACAGCGAATCCCTGATCGTTGCTGAGCGGATAGCAGCAATGGATCCAGTTATTCA atCTGCACTGAGGGAAGAGAAGCTGCTGTTGGTCCAGACAGGTTCAAGTTCTCCGTGTCTAGACCTAAG
- the LOC118177066 gene encoding transcription factor HES-5-like, whose protein sequence is MAPSALSLEILTPKEKNRLRKPIVEKLRRDRINSSIEQLKLLLEKEFQRHQPNSKLEKADILEMTVSYLKYSRAFAASAKSLQQDYCEGYAWCLKEALQFLSLHSANTETQMKLICHFQRSQAVPKDSGSSSASTSSHQSSAKQAPAKPSCNLWRPW, encoded by the exons ATGGCACCCAGTGCTCTCTCCCTGGAAATCCTAACACCCAAAGAGAAGAACAGG CTCAGGAAACCCATCGTAGAGAAGCTGCGCCGCGATCGGATTAACAGCAGCATCGAGCAGCTGAAGCTGCTCCTGGAGAAGGAGTTCCAGAGGCACCAGCCCAACTCCAAGCTGGAGAAAGCCGACATCCTGGAGATGACCGTCAGCTACCTGAAGTACAGCCGAG CTTTTGCAGCATCTGCCAAAAGCCTTCAGCAGGACTATTGCGAAGGGTACGCCTGGTGCCTCAAGGAAGCTCTGCAATTCCTCTCTCTCCATTCGGCAAACACAGAGACCCAGATGAAGCTGATCTGCCATTTCCAGAGGTCACAAGCAGTGCCTAAGGACTCGGGTTCTTCTTCTGCATCCACTTCCAGCCACCAGTCCTCTGCAAAACAAGCACCAGCAAAACCCTCCTGCAACCTCTGGAGGCCTTGGTAG
- the LOC118177063 gene encoding transcription factor HES-5-like, translated as MAPSNALMIHVEEKLLPKEKNKLRKPVVEKMRRDRINSSIEQLKLLLEKEFQRHQPNSKLEKADILEVAVSYLKQQSQLQDPVFVHKNPEQDFNSGYLRCLKEAMHFLSYYEPKRETQAQLIKHFCKAQMGADVTYSPAPRRPPPSPCLLARKQPAQKTAAPTIWRPW; from the exons ATGGCTCCCAGTAACGCCCTCATGATCCACGTGGAGGAGAAACTGctgccaaaagaaaagaataaa CTCAGGAAGCCGGTGGTGGAGAAAATGCGCCGGGACCGGATTAACAGCAGCATCGAGCAGCTGAAGCTGCTCCTGGAGAAGGAGTTCCAGAGGCACCAGCCCAACTCCAAGCTGGAGAAGGCCGACATCCTGGAGGTGGCTGTCAGCTACCTGaaacagcagagccagctgcaggacccAG TATTCGTCCACAAGAATCCAGAGCAGGACTTTAACAGCGGATACCTGCGGTGCCTCAAGGAAGCGATGCATTTTCTGTCCTACTACGAACCCAAGAGGGAAACTCAGGCCCAGCTCATCAAGCATTTCTGCAAAGCCCAGATGGGTGCAGATGTCACGTACTCTCCTGCTCCTCGCAGGCCACCTCCGTCACCCTGTCTGCTCGCCAGAAAGCAGCCTGCCCAGAAGACTGCAGCTCCTACCATCTGGAGACCCTGGTAG